In the genome of Candoia aspera isolate rCanAsp1 chromosome 1, rCanAsp1.hap2, whole genome shotgun sequence, one region contains:
- the ACP2 gene encoding lysosomal acid phosphatase isoform X2, whose protein sequence is MQQQWELGQALRRRYNGFLNASYNRQEIFVRSTDFDRTLMSAEANLAGLYPPKGQQVFNPNISWQPIPVHTVPDHMEQLLRFPLSPCPRYEQLQNETRQTPEYVNKTIQNMQFLKMVANMTGIQDVSLESVWSVYDALFCEKMHKMHLPAWVTPMVMTQLKQLKDFSFNFIFGIHRRVEKARLQGGVLLSQIRKNLTLATKVSASHHFKMLMYSAHDTTLAALQTALNVYNGRQAPYASCHIFELYQDDDGNFSVEMFFRNESEKEPYALQLPGCEQRCPLVQFLQLTEPVISQDWKQECQIVSTMKDTELIVTLAVCGSLLFLLTILLLTVLFRVKSRPLGYRHISSGEEQP, encoded by the exons ATCTTCGTTCGCAGTACAGATTTTGATCGGACCTTGATGAGTGCCGAGGCAAATCTGGCAGGATTGTATCCTCCAAAAGGGCAGCAGGTGTTTAACCCCAATATTTCTTGGCAGCCTATCCCTGTACACACTGTACCTGACCACATGGAGCAG CTCCTGAGGTTTCCATTATCGCCCTGTCCCCGTTATGAACAGCTGCAAAATGAAACCAGGCAGACGCCAGAGTATGTAAATAAGACCATCCAGAATATG CAATTCTTGAAGATGGTGGCAAACATGACAGGAATTCAGGATGTTTCCCTTGAATCTGTCTGGAGTGTGTATGATGCACTCTTCTGTGAG AAAATGCACAAAATGCATCTTCCAGCATGGGTAACTCCTATGGTGATGACACAACTGAAGCAgttaaaagatttcagttttaatttcatttttgggATCCATAGACGAGTGGAGAAAGCTCGTCTGCAGGGCG gagTTCTTCTCTCTCAAATAAGGAAGAATCTTACCTTAGCGACAAAAGTCTCAGCATCCCACCACTTTAAAATGCTTATGTACTCAGCA cATGACACCACTCTCGCAGCACTGCAGACTGCTCTGAATGTTTACAACGGAAGACAAGCACCATATGCTTCATGTCACATATTTGAACTGTACCAAGATGATGATGG TAACTTTTCAGTGGAGATGTTCTTTCGGAATGAGAGCGAGAAGGAGCCTTATGCACTGCAGCTGCCCGGCTGTGAACAGCGCTGCCCCCTGGTCCAGTTTCTGCAACTCACAGAGCCTGTTATTTCACAGGACTGGAAACAGGAATGTCAGATAGTAAGCACCATGAAAGACACAG AACTTATTGTGACTTTGGCTGTCTGTGGATCTCTCCTCTTCTTACTTACCATTCTGCTCCTGACAGTACTCTTCCGTGTGAAGTCCCGTCCTCTTGGCTACAGACATATTTCCAGTGGAGAGGAACAGCCTTGA